The Methanotorris formicicus Mc-S-70 genome has a segment encoding these proteins:
- the trmY gene encoding tRNA (pseudouridine(54)-N(1))-methyltransferase TrmY has translation MREFIFKANKTITSSNINLKDLPGSCGRLDLVCRCVSSAFFLSHDIRRDVVFYAVFYGEPNPPVAIKFVGGELKKVSPDERNIAIFIKKALKKFEETPENKRTEWIESTPGICVSKKEFREIILEKKNEGKRILYLHKAGEDFENVKIGENEDVVFILGDHIGIGEEDEDFLEDIGAEKVSLSPLELHADHCIVIVHNILDKRFK, from the coding sequence TTGAGAGAATTTATTTTCAAGGCAAATAAAACAATAACTTCCTCTAATATAAATTTAAAAGACCTTCCAGGAAGTTGCGGAAGGTTGGATTTGGTTTGTAGGTGTGTTAGTAGTGCTTTTTTCTTATCTCATGATATTAGGAGAGATGTTGTTTTTTATGCAGTTTTTTATGGTGAACCAAATCCACCAGTTGCAATAAAGTTTGTTGGAGGTGAGTTAAAAAAAGTTTCCCCAGATGAAAGAAATATAGCCATATTTATAAAAAAGGCACTAAAAAAATTTGAAGAAACTCCAGAAAATAAAAGAACCGAATGGATAGAATCCACACCAGGAATTTGCGTATCTAAGAAAGAATTTAGAGAGATTATTTTAGAGAAAAAGAATGAAGGAAAAAGAATTTTATATTTGCATAAAGCGGGAGAAGATTTTGAAAATGTTAAGATTGGTGAAAATGAAGATGTTGTGTTTATTTTGGGGGATCATATTGGTATTGGAGAAGAGGATGAGGATTTTTTAGAGGATATTGGAGCAGAAAAAGTATCTTTGTCTCCATTGGAGTTGCATGCAGACCATTGCATTGTTATTGTTCATAATATTTTAGACAAAAGATTTAAATAA
- a CDS encoding energy-coupling factor ABC transporter ATP-binding protein, protein MKEIYKLIDVSYRYPNGVLALDNVNLSVYKNEIVAILGPNGAGKTTLLKILDGLVFPDKGEVYFEGRRLTDEILTNKELIMEFRRKVGFVFQNPDVMLFNPTVWDEVAFSPLHLYSKEKALEVTDKVLEDMKIYHLKDRHPYNLSGGEKKKVSISCILSVEPEVILMDEPTSALDPKSRIEVIKLIKSFKENGKTVILITHDVNITSLADRCYVLNKKIIFEGTPKELFSLDLDKLNLDVPDVSKLFIRLRNMGYNVGDIPLTINEAVDLLLKMLKN, encoded by the coding sequence ATGAAAGAGATATACAAACTCATTGATGTTTCTTATAGATATCCCAACGGTGTCTTAGCATTGGATAATGTAAATCTAAGTGTATATAAAAATGAGATAGTGGCTATTTTAGGACCTAATGGGGCTGGAAAAACAACACTCTTAAAGATTTTGGATGGACTTGTATTTCCCGATAAGGGAGAAGTTTATTTTGAAGGCAGACGACTGACTGATGAAATATTAACAAATAAAGAATTAATTATGGAGTTTAGGAGAAAAGTTGGCTTTGTTTTTCAGAATCCTGATGTTATGCTATTCAATCCAACAGTTTGGGATGAGGTTGCATTTTCCCCACTCCACCTCTATTCAAAAGAGAAGGCACTTGAAGTTACAGATAAGGTATTGGAAGACATGAAGATTTACCATCTAAAAGATAGGCACCCATACAATTTAAGTGGTGGGGAAAAAAAGAAGGTTTCTATATCATGTATTTTGTCAGTGGAACCTGAAGTTATTTTGATGGATGAGCCAACTTCTGCTTTAGACCCAAAGAGTAGGATTGAAGTCATTAAATTGATAAAATCATTTAAAGAAAATGGAAAGACTGTAATTTTAATTACTCATGATGTAAATATTACCTCTTTAGCAGATAGATGCTATGTATTAAATAAAAAAATTATATTTGAAGGAACTCCAAAAGAACTGTTTTCTTTGGATTTGGATAAATTAAATCTGGATGTTCCAGACGTATCTAAACTTTTTATTAGATTGAGGAATATGGGATACAATGTAGGGGATATACCCCTAACAATCAATGAGGCCGTTGATTTGCTATTAAAAATGCTAAAGAACTAA
- a CDS encoding PDGLE domain-containing protein gives MNWQDPLVKKFLYVIVAMIILCPLGILLVWNYGDAWGEWGPEDIAEKVGEQQVSGLLHLADIWSYAPLPDYDIPGWDDPVHASIGYIISAIVGVTLCIGAYYALVKVVNPGTT, from the coding sequence ATGAACTGGCAAGACCCTTTAGTTAAAAAATTTCTCTATGTAATTGTTGCTATGATAATCCTCTGTCCTTTGGGTATATTATTAGTTTGGAACTATGGTGATGCCTGGGGTGAATGGGGACCAGAAGATATTGCTGAAAAAGTAGGTGAGCAACAAGTTAGTGGATTGCTTCATTTGGCTGATATTTGGAGTTATGCTCCCCTCCCAGATTATGACATTCCAGGATGGGATGATCCAGTTCATGCATCAATCGGCTATATCATATCTGCAATAGTTGGAGTTACTTTATGTATTGGGGCGTACTATGCATTGGTCAAGGTAGTCAATCCAGGAACTACGTAA
- the alaS gene encoding alanine--tRNA ligase, giving the protein MEVKHDYKVKLFEDLGFVRKKCKKCGQYFWTLDDDRETCGDSPCDVYTFIGNPITKKKYTYNEMVKEFLNFFAENGHTPIKRYPVTARRWRDDILLTIASIAVFQPWVTKGIVEPIANPLVIAQPCIRLNDIDNVGRTGRHMTCFTMGGHHAFNKEDDFKYWTDKTVELCFNFMKKLGIDEKSLTFIESWWEGGGNAGPCYEVITHGVELATLVFMQYEKVGNDYKEIPLKIVDTGYGIERFVWASQGTPTAYDAVFGDIVEKLKENAGIEDIDDRILAKITEVAGLMDIEDVGDLKILRKRVADKIGMDVEELNKLISPLENIYAIGDHTRCLAFMFGDGIVPSNVKDGYLARLVLRKTLRYMEKAGLTLSLKDIIQMQLENLKDLYPELLEMEDYIMEIVEVEEKKYIQTLNRGRGIVERLVKSKNEIGLDDLIELYDSHGLPPEVVEDIAKEIGQKTKKEVKINIPDNFYTIVAERHEQKKEETKDKKEELPDVDVPETELLFYKNPKQKGFEAKILKIVDNYVILDKTLFYPEGGGQKYDVGFINDKEVVEVQKKNNIVYHKLKDVSGLKEGDVVKGVINWENRERLMRNHTATHIINASCQMVLGKHVWQAGSNVEVDKARLDITHYERISREELKEIERIANEIVLKGIPIKSTFMNRNEAEQKYGFRIYQGGVVPGNVLRIVEIEGVDIEACGGTHCENTSEVGFIKILRTERIQDGVERIEYTSGINSVEEIQKMEDTLIESSEILGIPPEMLPKTVKRFFDEWKEQRKIIEELQKKIGELKKYELMNKFEEVGNYKVLVEKVEGNPKEMLNIADNLAVDNAIVVLLNDNGNILCKRGENVNMDMVELIRYVAKGGGREHLAQGKYGDEFETIKNKVIEFVKSK; this is encoded by the coding sequence ATGGAGGTAAAGCACGATTATAAGGTTAAACTTTTTGAAGATTTGGGATTTGTAAGAAAAAAATGTAAGAAATGTGGGCAATACTTCTGGACTTTGGATGATGATAGGGAAACATGTGGAGACAGTCCATGTGATGTTTATACATTCATTGGCAATCCAATAACAAAGAAAAAATACACATACAATGAGATGGTTAAGGAATTTTTAAATTTCTTTGCAGAAAATGGGCACACACCAATAAAAAGATACCCAGTCACGGCAAGAAGGTGGAGAGACGACATACTTTTAACCATTGCTTCAATCGCTGTATTCCAACCATGGGTAACAAAGGGAATTGTTGAGCCAATAGCGAATCCATTGGTAATTGCCCAACCATGTATTAGGTTGAACGATATTGACAATGTTGGGAGAACTGGAAGGCACATGACGTGCTTTACAATGGGAGGGCACCATGCATTTAACAAAGAAGATGATTTCAAATACTGGACAGATAAAACCGTTGAGTTATGCTTTAACTTCATGAAAAAACTTGGTATTGATGAGAAATCATTAACGTTCATAGAAAGTTGGTGGGAAGGAGGAGGGAATGCTGGACCATGCTATGAGGTTATTACGCACGGTGTTGAACTAGCCACACTTGTCTTTATGCAGTATGAGAAAGTTGGAAATGATTATAAGGAAATTCCATTAAAGATTGTCGATACTGGTTATGGAATTGAGAGGTTTGTTTGGGCTTCACAGGGAACACCAACTGCTTATGATGCAGTATTTGGGGATATAGTTGAGAAATTGAAGGAAAATGCTGGAATTGAAGATATTGATGATAGAATATTGGCAAAGATTACAGAGGTTGCAGGCTTAATGGATATTGAGGATGTTGGTGATTTGAAGATTTTGAGGAAGAGGGTTGCTGATAAGATTGGAATGGATGTTGAGGAACTTAATAAATTAATAAGTCCATTAGAAAACATCTACGCAATAGGTGACCACACAAGATGCTTGGCATTTATGTTTGGGGATGGAATTGTTCCTTCAAATGTTAAGGATGGGTATTTGGCAAGGTTGGTTTTAAGGAAAACGTTGAGATACATGGAAAAGGCAGGATTAACTTTATCATTAAAAGATATTATCCAAATGCAATTGGAAAACTTAAAAGACCTTTATCCAGAACTCTTAGAGATGGAAGATTACATTATGGAAATTGTTGAGGTTGAAGAGAAAAAATACATACAAACACTCAACAGAGGGAGAGGAATTGTTGAGAGATTGGTTAAATCCAAGAATGAGATTGGTTTAGATGATTTAATTGAACTCTATGATAGTCATGGATTGCCACCAGAGGTTGTTGAAGATATTGCAAAAGAAATTGGGCAAAAAACAAAGAAAGAGGTAAAAATAAACATCCCAGACAACTTCTACACAATAGTTGCAGAGAGACATGAACAGAAGAAAGAAGAAACAAAGGACAAAAAAGAAGAATTGCCAGATGTGGATGTTCCAGAAACAGAACTTTTATTCTACAAAAATCCAAAACAGAAGGGGTTTGAGGCAAAGATATTGAAGATTGTTGATAATTATGTGATTTTAGACAAGACGCTCTTCTATCCAGAAGGTGGTGGGCAAAAGTATGATGTTGGATTTATAAATGACAAGGAGGTTGTAGAGGTTCAAAAGAAAAACAACATTGTCTATCACAAACTTAAAGATGTTAGTGGTTTAAAAGAAGGAGATGTTGTAAAAGGCGTCATTAACTGGGAAAATAGAGAGAGGTTGATGAGAAATCACACAGCAACACACATAATCAACGCATCATGTCAAATGGTTTTAGGTAAACACGTTTGGCAGGCGGGTTCAAATGTTGAGGTTGATAAGGCAAGGTTGGATATTACCCACTATGAGAGAATTAGCAGGGAGGAGTTAAAGGAAATTGAAAGAATTGCAAATGAAATCGTCTTAAAAGGCATTCCAATAAAATCAACATTCATGAATAGAAATGAGGCAGAGCAGAAGTATGGATTTAGGATTTATCAAGGGGGAGTTGTCCCAGGAAATGTTTTGAGAATCGTTGAGATTGAAGGTGTTGATATTGAGGCGTGTGGTGGAACGCACTGCGAGAACACATCAGAAGTTGGATTTATAAAGATTTTGAGAACTGAAAGGATCCAGGATGGTGTTGAAAGGATTGAATACACAAGTGGAATAAATTCAGTTGAAGAAATTCAAAAGATGGAAGATACATTAATAGAATCAAGTGAAATCTTGGGAATTCCGCCAGAGATGTTACCAAAAACAGTTAAGAGGTTCTTTGATGAGTGGAAAGAGCAGAGGAAAATTATTGAGGAATTGCAGAAGAAGATTGGAGAACTTAAAAAATACGAGTTAATGAATAAGTTTGAAGAGGTTGGAAATTATAAGGTTTTAGTTGAGAAGGTTGAGGGTAATCCAAAAGAGATGCTAAATATTGCTGATAATTTGGCAGTAGATAACGCTATTGTGGTTTTATTGAACGATAATGGAAATATTTTGTGTAAGAGAGGGGAAAATGTAAATATGGATATGGTTGAATTGATAAGATATGTTGCAAAGGGTGGGGGAAGAGAACATTTAGCACAAGGAAAATATGGCGATGAGTTTGAGACAATTAAAAATAAGGTTATAGAGTTTGTTAAAAGCAAATAA
- a CDS encoding AzlD domain-containing protein: MKHYLAILVVSIGTYLMRLLPIIFNKRFKKLKGVNEYFAYSSSAIISALFVTSLVSFPIKLENLCIDIIALIFVFLSYKKWENFGISILIGIVVHLILTILR, from the coding sequence ATGAAACATTATTTAGCAATATTGGTTGTCTCAATTGGGACATATTTAATGAGGTTATTGCCAATAATATTTAATAAGAGATTTAAAAAATTAAAAGGTGTGAATGAGTATTTTGCCTATTCATCCTCTGCTATCATATCTGCACTTTTTGTTACTTCATTAGTGTCTTTTCCCATAAAATTGGAAAATTTATGTATAGATATAATTGCTTTAATATTCGTATTCCTATCGTACAAAAAATGGGAAAATTTTGGAATTTCAATATTGATTGGAATAGTTGTTCATTTGATACTAACAATTTTGAGGTGA
- a CDS encoding RNA-guided endonuclease InsQ/TnpB family protein, with translation MLFFIYNKKEGNDYYAYLSKVKEKGPYKQTLWFGVDLGVYNLVVIADNKGESLRFDGEIVKGHKRRLKKKEFNKYTKVGNKISNYSRYINHVISKEIVKKAKQYNAGIVLEKLKGLKKSKLNNSTPKNIRRVLHIWSYADLIEKIEYKANLEGVPVVEVSPRNTSKTCSRCGYVNRRLKNERIFICSKCGLEIDRDLNAAINIAKKVASKQV, from the coding sequence TTGCTTTTTTTTATATATAATAAAAAGGAAGGTAATGATTACTATGCTTATTTGTCTAAAGTTAAAGAAAAAGGGCCGTATAAACAAACTCTATGGTTTGGTGTTGATTTGGGGGTTTATAATTTGGTTGTCATTGCAGATAATAAGGGAGAGAGTTTAAGGTTTGATGGGGAAATAGTTAAAGGGCATAAGAGAAGATTAAAAAAGAAAGAGTTTAACAAATATACGAAAGTGGGTAATAAAATTAGCAATTACTCAAGATATATTAATCATGTAATTTCTAAGGAGATTGTTAAAAAGGCGAAGCAGTATAATGCTGGGATTGTGTTAGAGAAGTTAAAGGGATTGAAAAAGAGTAAGTTGAATAACTCAACACCAAAAAATATTAGGAGGGTATTACATATATGGAGTTATGCTGATTTAATTGAAAAGATAGAATACAAAGCAAATTTAGAAGGGGTTCCAGTTGTTGAGGTCTCTCCAAGAAATACTTCTAAAACATGTAGTCGGTGTGGTTATGTTAATAGAAGGTTGAAGAATGAGAGGATTTTTATTTGTTCGAAATGTGGTTTAGAGATTGATAGAGATTTAAATGCGGCAATTAATATTGCTAAGAAAGTAGCTTCTAAGCAAGTTTAA
- a CDS encoding helix-turn-helix domain-containing protein produces MNNNISKIIGKRISKLRKEKGISLSKLAELAKISKSTLSSIESGNANPTISTLWAIGDALNVPFGELLPKEFNEVDESGITVKLIEQSENKKIEVYLMKLKANSVREAKPHKKGVIERVLVVKGEMIVGSKSSPKHLKVGEEIEFCGDVPHIYKALNKEVSAVVVIIYSPTEIVKIKSLF; encoded by the coding sequence ATGAACAACAACATCTCAAAAATTATTGGGAAAAGAATATCAAAATTAAGAAAAGAGAAAGGAATATCATTATCTAAACTTGCAGAACTTGCCAAAATCTCAAAATCAACATTATCGAGCATAGAATCTGGAAATGCAAATCCGACAATCTCAACACTATGGGCAATAGGGGATGCATTAAATGTTCCTTTTGGAGAATTACTGCCAAAAGAGTTTAATGAAGTCGATGAATCAGGGATAACTGTAAAGTTGATAGAACAATCAGAGAATAAAAAAATTGAGGTTTATTTAATGAAATTAAAGGCAAATAGTGTTAGAGAAGCAAAACCACACAAAAAAGGAGTTATTGAGAGAGTTTTGGTTGTGAAGGGGGAGATGATTGTTGGCTCTAAAAGTTCTCCAAAGCATTTGAAGGTTGGGGAAGAGATTGAATTTTGTGGAGATGTTCCCCATATCTATAAGGCATTAAACAAAGAGGTTTCAGCAGTTGTTGTGATAATCTACTCTCCAACGGAGATTGTGAAAATTAAAAGTTTATTTTAG
- the aroC gene encoding chorismate synthase → MNTIGDMFRVTTWGESHGKAVGAVVDGCPANLPLSEEDIQKELNRRRPGYSLFSTPRKEEDKVEILSGIFDGKTTGTPILALVYNKNQRPKDYSKIKDTPRPGHADLTYHLKYGHVDYRGGGRSSGRTTIGNVIGGAIGKKLLEYTYNIKIIGYTIKIGKIKGDFNYYKSEEFFNNIDDDSLKNFIEKIESNPLRCPSSNEREMEEYVLNAIENQESIGGVVEIVALNVPIGVGNPIFNKLDGELAKSLMSINAVKGVEIGRGFESAEMFGGEMNDEIYFDDEKNIRLKTNNCGGILGGISCGTPIVVRIAIKPTPSISKKQHTVDLKTLENVDIEIEGRHDPIIVPRVIPVAESMVAITLTDLMMKGGFIHPCRI, encoded by the coding sequence ATGAATACCATTGGAGATATGTTTAGAGTAACTACATGGGGAGAAAGTCATGGAAAGGCAGTTGGGGCAGTTGTTGATGGATGTCCTGCAAATCTACCGTTATCTGAAGAGGATATTCAAAAAGAACTCAACAGGAGAAGGCCAGGTTATAGTTTATTCTCAACTCCAAGAAAAGAGGAGGATAAAGTTGAAATCCTCTCCGGAATTTTTGATGGCAAAACCACTGGAACTCCAATATTGGCATTAGTTTACAACAAAAATCAAAGACCCAAAGATTACAGCAAAATAAAAGACACTCCAAGGCCGGGACATGCTGATTTAACATACCATTTAAAATATGGGCATGTCGATTATAGGGGGGGAGGAAGGAGTAGTGGAAGAACAACAATTGGAAACGTCATTGGTGGTGCAATAGGTAAGAAACTTTTGGAATACACCTATAACATCAAAATTATTGGATACACAATAAAGATTGGTAAGATTAAGGGAGATTTTAATTATTATAAAAGTGAAGAATTCTTCAACAACATAGATGATGATTCTTTAAAAAACTTTATTGAAAAAATTGAAAGCAATCCATTAAGATGTCCCTCATCAAATGAGAGGGAAATGGAGGAGTATGTTTTAAATGCAATAGAAAATCAGGAGAGCATTGGCGGAGTTGTTGAGATAGTTGCATTAAACGTGCCTATTGGTGTAGGGAACCCAATATTCAATAAATTAGATGGTGAATTGGCAAAATCTCTGATGAGTATAAATGCAGTTAAAGGTGTTGAGATTGGAAGGGGGTTTGAGAGTGCGGAGATGTTTGGAGGTGAAATGAATGATGAGATTTATTTTGATGATGAGAAAAACATAAGACTAAAAACCAACAACTGCGGGGGTATTTTAGGAGGAATAAGTTGTGGAACTCCAATTGTTGTTAGAATTGCCATAAAACCAACACCATCAATATCAAAAAAGCAACATACTGTTGATTTAAAAACCTTAGAAAATGTAGATATAGAGATTGAAGGTAGGCATGATCCAATAATAGTTCCAAGGGTTATTCCTGTAGCGGAATCTATGGTGGCAATAACTCTTACTGATTTGATGATGAAAGGTGGGTTTATACATCCTTGCAGAATCTAA
- a CDS encoding methanogenesis marker 2 protein — protein sequence MNLKKLAEEIKNFEGVIRKKEIKNVVSNFVFEEEYDFDIIVDFGDDAAVVGIDEENAILLAADGIWGKLLEADPWWAGYCSVLVNANDIAAMGGKPIAMTNIISIKDCSIGREVLNGVKEGVKKFGIPMVGGHTHPDAQCNVLDVSITGIVKKDCILRSDNAKIGDKIIFAYDLDGKLHEKFKLNWDTTTMKSKKLVREQLKALTIIGEEKLANSCKDISNPGAIGTLGMLLEVSKKGGVVDITKIPKPEDVPLNYWLKVYPGSAFVFTVKEENVKRIIEILEEVNITAEVCGDVIGDNRLIISDGEENEVVFDFEKEYICGC from the coding sequence ATGAATTTGAAAAAATTGGCAGAAGAGATAAAAAATTTTGAAGGTGTCATAAGAAAAAAGGAAATTAAGAATGTTGTTAGTAATTTTGTTTTTGAGGAGGAATATGATTTTGATATTATCGTTGATTTTGGAGATGATGCCGCTGTTGTTGGAATTGATGAGGAAAATGCCATTTTATTGGCAGCAGATGGAATTTGGGGTAAACTTTTGGAAGCAGACCCCTGGTGGGCTGGTTATTGCTCAGTATTGGTTAATGCAAATGATATAGCGGCAATGGGAGGTAAGCCAATAGCAATGACAAACATCATAAGTATTAAGGATTGCAGTATTGGGAGAGAGGTTTTAAATGGAGTTAAGGAAGGTGTTAAAAAATTCGGCATTCCTATGGTTGGAGGACATACGCATCCTGATGCACAATGCAATGTTTTAGATGTTTCTATCACTGGGATTGTTAAGAAGGATTGCATCTTAAGGAGTGATAATGCAAAGATTGGGGATAAAATCATTTTTGCCTATGATTTGGATGGAAAGTTGCATGAGAAATTTAAACTCAATTGGGATACAACAACTATGAAATCAAAAAAACTTGTTAGAGAGCAGTTGAAGGCATTAACCATTATTGGAGAAGAAAAACTTGCAAACTCCTGCAAAGATATAAGCAATCCCGGAGCTATTGGGACTTTAGGAATGCTATTGGAGGTTTCTAAGAAAGGTGGAGTTGTGGATATAACAAAGATACCTAAACCAGAAGATGTGCCATTAAACTACTGGCTTAAAGTTTATCCAGGAAGTGCATTTGTGTTTACTGTAAAGGAGGAAAATGTTAAAAGAATCATTGAGATTTTGGAAGAGGTTAACATAACTGCAGAGGTCTGTGGGGACGTTATAGGGGATAATAGATTAATCATCTCGGATGGAGAAGAGAATGAAGTTGTCTTTGATTTTGAGAAGGAGTATATTTGCGGATGCTAA
- the cbiQ gene encoding cobalt ECF transporter T component CbiQ, which translates to MNKLFDKTIEHIIKYLNESIFFEKYTKISGFLQNVESRVKIITLVIFLIGSVLSKHITTLIIFNLIAILFAYLSNIPIITYLKRVYIFIPIFAGIIVIPVIFNIVTPGHDIFAIFNNPHISITYEGVIYATTFTLRVATCVSYAVLIPITTQWNKVTTAVGRLGIPDVIITITNLAYRYIFLLLNFVLDMIYSRKSRTIRKLGMVESWKEGGKAIGALFIKTYEMGEDTYYAMLSRGYTGEVKYIYKEKIKMKDIIFLILSITLVIVLLLFDRGIL; encoded by the coding sequence ATGAATAAATTATTCGATAAAACTATAGAGCATATAATAAAATATCTAAATGAGAGCATATTTTTTGAAAAATATACAAAAATTTCCGGATTTTTGCAAAATGTTGAGAGTAGGGTAAAGATTATAACATTGGTGATATTTCTCATAGGGTCTGTTTTATCTAAGCATATTACCACATTAATTATTTTCAATTTAATTGCAATATTATTTGCATACTTATCAAATATTCCAATAATTACCTATTTGAAAAGAGTTTATATCTTTATCCCTATTTTTGCAGGAATTATAGTCATTCCAGTGATATTTAACATTGTAACCCCAGGTCATGATATTTTCGCTATATTTAACAATCCACACATATCTATAACTTATGAGGGGGTTATTTATGCAACAACATTTACCTTAAGAGTTGCTACCTGCGTATCTTATGCAGTCCTCATCCCCATCACCACTCAATGGAATAAAGTAACAACTGCTGTTGGTAGATTGGGAATTCCTGACGTCATTATTACAATAACAAACCTTGCCTATAGATACATATTTTTACTTCTAAATTTTGTCTTAGATATGATATATTCAAGAAAATCAAGGACAATCCGTAAGTTAGGGATGGTAGAAAGTTGGAAGGAAGGTGGAAAAGCAATTGGAGCATTATTTATAAAAACCTACGAGATGGGAGAAGATACTTATTATGCCATGTTGTCAAGGGGCTACACTGGAGAAGTAAAATACATCTACAAAGAAAAAATCAAAATGAAGGATATTATATTCCTTATATTGTCAATAACTTTGGTTATTGTGCTTTTATTGTTTGATAGGGGGATATTATGA
- a CDS encoding 30S ribosomal protein S15, with protein MARLHSDRRGSSGSKRPMRKEVPEWVTLKPEEVEELVVKLAKEGYQSAMIGMILRDNYGIPDVKLITGKKISKIMKENGIYPEVPEDLLNLMRRAVNLRNHLEQNPKDLHSKRGLQLIESKIRRLVKYYKEKGVLPMDWRYTPEKARLLVE; from the coding sequence ATGGCAAGACTTCACTCAGATAGAAGAGGTTCCTCCGGTTCAAAGAGGCCTATGAGGAAAGAAGTTCCTGAATGGGTCACTTTGAAACCAGAGGAAGTTGAAGAATTGGTTGTTAAATTAGCAAAAGAAGGTTATCAATCAGCAATGATTGGAATGATATTGAGAGATAACTATGGGATCCCTGATGTTAAGTTGATTACTGGAAAGAAAATATCAAAAATAATGAAGGAAAATGGTATATATCCAGAAGTTCCAGAAGATTTACTTAATTTAATGAGAAGAGCAGTTAATTTAAGAAACCACTTAGAACAAAACCCAAAAGATTTACACTCAAAGAGAGGATTGCAATTAATTGAATCAAAAATTAGAAGGTTGGTTAAATATTACAAGGAAAAAGGAGTACTACCAATGGATTGGAGATACACACCAGAAAAAGCAAGATTATTGGTCGAATAA
- a CDS encoding AzlC family ABC transporter permease, with protein sequence MFKRGLVRSLPIAIGYLPVAITFGISTLALGFSKVEIFLISALIFAGASQFALISLLPYSVIDAVSVALILNLRHIIYSHLISQKFDLKKRFITAYGLTDEVFASSISSKEKDEKYILGLEVGSYLSWILGTLIGIFGGDILLSNEIITLSLLFSLTALYFILLIPNLKKSGLSIAVGGVIALVFCYFGYPSIGILVAGILSPLVVLKNKKIRLG encoded by the coding sequence ATGTTTAAAAGAGGGTTAGTTAGGAGTCTTCCAATTGCTATTGGTTATTTACCAGTTGCCATTACTTTTGGGATCTCTACATTGGCTTTAGGATTTAGTAAGGTTGAAATATTTTTAATCTCTGCCTTAATCTTCGCAGGGGCGAGTCAGTTTGCTTTAATTTCTCTATTGCCTTACTCAGTTATTGATGCAGTATCTGTTGCCTTAATTTTAAACTTGAGGCATATAATTTATAGTCATCTCATCTCTCAGAAGTTTGATTTAAAAAAAAGGTTTATAACCGCTTATGGTTTAACTGATGAGGTTTTTGCATCTTCTATATCATCAAAGGAAAAGGATGAGAAGTACATATTGGGTTTAGAGGTTGGAAGTTACTTATCTTGGATTTTAGGGACGCTAATTGGAATTTTTGGGGGAGATATTTTATTATCCAATGAGATTATCACCCTTTCTTTGTTATTTTCATTAACTGCATTGTATTTTATCTTGTTAATCCCAAATCTTAAAAAATCAGGTTTATCAATAGCGGTTGGAGGGGTTATTGCATTGGTGTTTTGTTATTTTGGTTATCCATCAATTGGCATATTGGTTGCGGGCATTTTAAGCCCGTTGGTAGTGTTAAAAAATAAAAAAATAAGATTGGGATAA